The DNA sequence CGGGGTCTACTCGGCGCTGCCGTGGGGACCGGGCGGGCCGTTGCGGATGTTCGTCGGCTACCTGGACGGACGCCCGGTGGCCACCACGTACGTGTTCCTGGCCGCCGGCGTCGCCGCCGTGCACTACGTGGTGACCCGGCCCGAGCACCGCCGCCGGGGCATCGGCGCGGCCATGACGCTCGCCGCGGTCGACGAGGCGGCGGCCGCCGGGTACCGGGTCGCGGTCCTCACCGCGTCGCCTTCGGGCATCGGCACCTACCGGCGGTTGGGGTTCCTGGAGTGCTGCCTGGTCAGCACGTACGAGTGGGTGCCGTGATCAGGGCGGCGATGTCGGCGGCGGTCCAGAACGGCGTGCGGCGGGCCAGGTAGTCGGCGATCCGCCCGGTGGTCCAGCCGTGCGCTTCGGCGAGGCCGGTCGCGAGCATCGTCAGGTAGTTGGCCGAGGGCTTGGTGTGCTCCACGTCGGCCGCGTGCCAGGGCGCGGTGAACGTCAGCGCCGGGTGGCCGTCGTGCTCGCCGAGGTGGAGCAGGGTCTCGTAGCGGCCGGGCCCGAGCGCGTGCCTGCCGTCGGCCAGGACCACGCCCAGGTCGAGGTCGACGCCCGGTTCGCGGTACATCTCCTGCGCGGCCACGTCGGCGAACTGCGCGGTCGTCACCAGGTACCCGCGGGCGGCCG is a window from the Saccharothrix saharensis genome containing:
- a CDS encoding histone deacetylase, which encodes MTSRVVWYVSYGSNMHAARFACYLAGGTPVGATRGYPGCRDGSPPLDTRPLEVPGGIYFATESPVWLGGRAFYDPDLPGVTAARGYLVTTAQFADVAAQEMYREPGVDLDLGVVLADGRHALGPGRYETLLHLGEHDGHPALTFTAPWHAADVEHTKPSANYLTMLATGLAEAHGWTTGRIADYLARRTPFWTAADIAALITAPTRTC